In a genomic window of Styela clava chromosome 11, kaStyClav1.hap1.2, whole genome shotgun sequence:
- the LOC144429949 gene encoding uncharacterized protein LOC144429949 codes for MWKRSKLFNCKWLFIMIIVLIIGLNGARTCTDCRSVTLSTENKNIIHGPSNEYNCNCDWTIPTSMETDHETAVVLLLQNVSLPKTTSSGSIDCSGEIRLPRWDGYKCEFPSNYCLAFATASTVCNINKIREKISVANHTCDSIIPWNYAGGSPYKIHYYAANRAGYTKYFTIQYHVIDCRPTTTTPALTTVTEQATTTATHQKDTSSNKIDFDSTSESTRTSGNVQCSTENSESCSCQTSLIIAIPVSGIVSLIVGALLTFIIPRYCNNNKKKPKNNDSMEMGSIQHQQPTVHERTTYENYTPTSDESGYEVPIPVDNKNEQQYEIITTGKEYQYDN; via the exons ATGTGGAAACGTTCAAAACTCTTCAATTGCAAATGgttgtttatcatgataattG TACTCATCATTGGTCTGAATGGAGCACGAACATGCACTGATTGTCGCAGTGTAACGCTTAGTACAGAGAACAAGAATATCATACATGGACCAAGTAATGAATACAACTGCAACTGTGATTGGACAATACCAACAAGTATGGAGACAGATCATGAAACTGCAGTTGTTCTGTTGTTACAAAATGTTTCACTTCCAAAGACAACTAGTAGTGGAAGTATAGACTGCAGCGGAGAAATCAGACTCCCAA GATGGGATGGATATAAATGTGAATTTCCAAGCAACTACTGTCTTGCATTTGCAACTGCATCAACCGTTTGCAACATCAACAAAATCAGAGAGAAAATTTCAGTTGCAAATCACACCTGTGATTCAATCATTCCGTGGAATTATGCTGGAGGAAGCCCATACAAGATACATTACTATGCAGCAAACCGTGCTGGTTACACTAAATACTTCACAATACAATACCATGTAATAGATTGCAGACCAACAACAACCACACCTGCACTCA cCACGGTAACTGAGCaagcaacaacaacagcaactcATCAAAAAGATACATCATCTAATAAAATAGACTTTGACTCAACCAGTGAATCAACCAGAACATCTGGCAATgttcaatgttcaactgaaaacAGTGAAAGCTGCAGCTGCCAAACATCACTGATCATCGCTATCCCAGTATCAGGAATTGTGAGTTTGATCGTTGGGGCTTTGTTGACGTTCATAATACCAAG GTATTgcaataacaacaagaagaaaccAAAGAACAACGATTCAATGGAAATGGGAAGCATTCAACATCAGCAGCCAACTGTCCATGAACGAACAACATATGAAAACTACACACCAACATCAGATGAAAGTGGATATGAAGTTCCGATTCCAGTTGATAACAAGAATGAACAACAATATGAGATTATAACAACTGGAAAGGAATATCAATATGATAATTGA